ACCTCAGAATCGCCCGCGACAATACTCCTTGATGGCGTTCACGGTGAAAGGAGAATCAAGGAGGCCGGCTCGCAGTTTCTCGAGCAGGCTCTCGGAAACGTCTTCCCGCAAGTGGCATTCCCCGGTCCGCAGCGCCCGCGAGATCGCCGGAACCGAGAAGTACTTCGCGGTGGAGTAGTGGACGGAGGAGGCGTGTCTAACAAAGGAGTGTTCCCCCGGCTGGAGAACCACTGTCTCGTCCGTGAACCGGGTCGCCGTCTGGAGCATGACAGCCACGACTTGCGGGGGATCGCCCTCCGGGTTTGTCAGAATGAACCAGAGATGGGGTTTCGGCTCGCCGCGCCCGCGGAGATAGAGGCTCTGGCTGGCGTGAATACCGTGCATCTACCCGAGGATCTCTTCGGCGGATGCCTCTGCCCGTAGCGTCTCTTCGATTTCCTCGATCTCGGATTCGCTGCGGCCCTCGGCGAGGAAGATGTCCCGGATTTCAATGGGAAGGCTCGACCCCTGCGGATCGCGCCACTCGGGGAGGGTGTGCGAGTAGGCGCGAAGCTGCCACTTGTCCATCCGGCCGAATTCCTCGAACACCTGGCCGAGCAGGTGTTCCTCGGCGGCGGAAAGCTGATCCTTCGGAGCACCGGCCAAGAGAGCGACCTCGTGCCCCTGCCG
The sequence above is drawn from the Candidatus Eisenbacteria bacterium genome and encodes:
- a CDS encoding SocA family protein, producing MKLIKLLYLADRRALLQWGRPITFDWYVSMPHGPVLSFTLDKINADRDPSDPSYWHRHISERQGHEVALLAGAPKDQLSAAEEHLLGQVFEEFGRMDKWQLRAYSHTLPEWRDPQGSSLPIEIRDIFLAEGRSESEIEEIEETLRAEASAEEILG